The Aquipuribacter hungaricus DNA segment ACCGCCGCGCTCGACGCCCTGGGCAGCGAGCGCTACCTCCGCCTGCTCGACCGCCTCGTCGAGGCCGCCACGACCCCCGCCGCGACCGACGCCGCCCAGGAGCCCTGCGCGGACGCCCTGCCGCCCCTGGTCGGGAAGGCGTGGCGCCGCCTCGCGCGCGAGGCCGAGGCGCTCACGCTGGAAGGCCACGACGACGACTGGCACGAGGCCCGCAAGAGCGCCAAAGCGGTCCGGTACGCCGCCGAGGCCGTCGCGCCGGCGCTGGGGAAGCCGGCCAAGAAGCTGGCCCGCCAGGTCGAGCGGGTCACCGAGCTGCTCGGCGATCACCAGGACGCCGCCGTCGCCGCCACGGCCCTGGTCCGGCTGACCGAGGCCCCCGGCACGGACGCCCGGGCGGCGTTCGGGCTCGGGGTGCTCTACGCCGCCCAGCGCGACGACGTCCGCGCCGCCCGGGAGGACTTCGTGGCCGTGTGGCCGCGGGTCGCGCACGCGAAGCACCGCCGCTGGCTGGAGCGCTGACCCGGGCGAGGGCCGGCGGTGACGCCGGGGGGCCGCGGGTGTAGATTGTGCGTCGGTTCACAAGCACGGCCGCACGACCCCGAGCAGCGTCGCTCCGACCGCCACCACACGGCCGGGACGCACGCCCCGGCTCGGGAAGGACACACCGCATGAGCGCCCAGACCACCGCCCGCCACCGCGTCGTCGTCATCGGCTCCGGCTTCGGCGGGCTGTTCGCCGTCAAGAAGCTCGCCCACGAGGACGTCGACGTCACGCTGGTGAGCCGCACGGTCCACCACCTGTTCCAGCCGCTGCTGTATCAGGTGGCCACCGGCATCCTGTCGGAGGGCGAGATCGCCCCGGCCACCCGCGAGATCCTCCGCGGCCAGCCCAACGCCCGGGTCCTGCTCGGCGACGTCCTGGACGTCGACGTCGAGGCGCGCACCGTGACCTTCGCCGGCGAGGGCACCACCACGACGCTGCCCTACGACAGCCTCGTCGTCGCCGCGGGCGCCGGTCAGTCGTACTTCGGCAACGACCACTTCGCCGAGTTCGCGCCGGGCATGAAGACCGTGGACGACGCGCTCGAGCTGCGCGGGCGCATCTTCACCGCCTTCGAGCGCGCCGAGCTCGCCAGCACGCCGGAGGAGGTCGCCCGGGCGCTGACCTTCGTCGTCGTCGGCGCCGGCCCCACGGGCGTGGAGATGGCCGGCCAGATCGCCGAGCTCGCCAACCGCACCCTGCGCGGGGAGTTCCGCAGCATCGCCCCGTCGACGAGCCGGATCCTCCTGCTCGACGCCGCCGACCGCGTCCTGCCCCCGTTCCACCCCGACCTGTCGCGCGACACCCAGGACCGGCTGCGCCAGATGGGCGTGGACGTGCGGCTCAAGACCCGCGTCACCGACCTGGACGGCACCGGTCTCACGGTCGTCACCCCCGACGGCGCGACCAAGCGCATCGAGTCCGAGACGATCATGTGGGCGGCCGGCGTCGAGGCCAACCCGCTGGGCCGGCTCGTCGCCGCCCGCACCGGGGCCGAGACCGACCGCGCCGGCCGGGTCGTCGTGGCCCCCGACACGTCCGTCCCCGGCTTCCCCGAGGTCTTCGTCGTCGGCGACCTCATGAGCCTGGACAAGCTTCCCGGCGTGGCCCAGGTCGCCATCCAGTCCGGCCAGCACGCGGCCCGCACCATCGCCGCGCGGGTCGCGGGGCGGCCGGTCCCCGGCGCGTTCCGCTACAAGGACAAGGGCTCGATGGCCACCATCAGCCGGTTCGCCGCGGTGGCCCAGGTCGGCCGGATCCGCCTGACCGGGTTCGTCGCGTGGGCGGCGTGGCTGTTCGTACACCTGCTGTACCTGATCGGCTTCAAGAACCGGGTGACCACGCTGCTGCACTGGGCGATCAGCTTCGTCGGCCGCGGCCGGACGCAGCGCGCCGTCACCAAGCAGCAGATCGTCGCGCGGACGGTCATCGACCGGGCCGAGAAGAGCGCGGGCGACCAGCGCGAGCACGACGTCTCCGGGACCGTCCGGGCCTGACACGCCCCGTCCCTTCCCCAGATCCTCACCGAGGGTCACGATGGTCCTGCCGGGTGCGACGACGCCCCGGCAGGACCACGACGGGGAGACCGGGATGAAGAGCTCGACGACGGCGGCAGCGCTCACGGTGGCTGTGCTCGGGGCGGGCGGGTCCGTCACGGCGGCGACGCTCGACCGCGGCAGCGAGGCCGGGGCCACCGGCGGACGGCACGTGGCGACGATGCGCCTGGCCGACGGGCGCGCGGTCGGGACGGTCCGGATGCAGGCCGACCGCGACGGCACGCGCGTGAGCGTGGTGCTCCGCATGCCCGACGACCTGGCCGCCGCGGGCGACACCTTCCACGGCTTCCACGTGCACGCCAACGCCGACCCGGCCAACGGCACCGGGTGCGTGGCCGACCCCACCGCCGCTCCGAGCACCTGGTTCGTCTCCGCGGACGGGCACTACAGCCAGCCGGGCGCGACCCACGGCGACCACGCGGGCGACCTGCCGGTGGTCTACGTGCAGGAGGACGGCGAGTCCCGCGCCACGTTCGTCACCGACCGGTTCACCCCGGCCGACGTCGCGGGCCGGGCCGTCATCGTCCACGCCATGCCGGACAACTACGCCAACGTGCCGGCCTCGCAGTACACGCCGACGAGCCCCGCCGCGACGGACCTCACCGCGCGCACCGGCAACGCCGGCGACCGGGTGGCCTGCGGGGTCATCAGCGGCGGCTGAGCCCTCGAGCCCGCGGGGCTTGACGAGGCCGGCTAATAATCGTAGCTTTTGGCTACACCCACTAGCCAGCTCGGAGGCTCCCATGGACCAGCACACGGACCCGACCCACCCGACCACCCAGCACCTCGCCGTCGAGGGCGGCACGCTCGCCTACGAGGTCACCGGCACCGGTCCGCTGGTCGTGCTCGCGCACGGCATGGGCGACGACCGCCGCGCCTACCGCTTCCTGGCGCCGGGCCTGGTGGCCGCGGGCTACCGGGTCGCCGCCGTGGACCTGCGCGGCTGCGGGGAGTCCAGCACCGGGTGGGCCTCGTACACGCGCACGGACATCGCCGGGGACCTGGTCGCCCTCGTCGAGCACCTGGGCGGGCCGGCGGTCCTGGTCGGCCACTCGATCTCCGGCGGGGCCGTCACCGTCGCCGCAGCCACGGCGCCCCACCTGGTCACCGCCGCGGTCGAGCTCGCCCCGTTCACGAAGACGCAGTCCCTGGGCCTGGCCGAGCTGCGCGACCGCGACTTCCGCCGCGGGATGCGCCACATGGTCACCACCGCGCTGCTCGGCAGCACGAGGTCGTGGACGCGCTACCTCGACGTCGCCTACCCGGTGACCGAGCACGGCTCCCGGCCCGCCGACCACGAGGCCCGCCTGGCGCAGGTCGCCGCCATGCTCCGCGAGCCGGGCCGGATGGCCGCCCTGAAGGGGATGGGCAGCGGCACCCCCGCCGACGCCGGCGCCGCGCTCCCCCGCGTCGCATGTCCGGTCCTGGTCGTCATGGGCGAGGAGGACCCCGACTGGGCCGACCCGCGCGCCGAGGGCGAGGCCGTCGTCGCCGCCCTGCCCGCCGGCCTGGGACGGCTCGAGGTCGTCCCTGGCTCCGGCCACTACCCCCACGCCCAGCACCCCGCCGAGGTTCTCGCGCTGGTCCTGCCGTTCCTGAGCACGGCCACCGGTGCCGCCACCACGACCACGGGCGCTGCCGGTGCCTAGGGCCGGGCTGACGCCCGCCGCGGTCGTCGCGGCCGGCGCCGACCTGGCCGACGAGATCGGCTGGTCCGACCTCACCCTCGCCCAGGTCGCCGAGCGGGTCGGGGTCCGCGCCCCGTCGCTCTACAAGCACGTGGCCAGCCAGGGCGACCTCACCCGCCGGATCGCCGCCCTCGCCCTGGCGCAGGCCGGCGCCGCGGTCGGCGCGGCCATCCAGGGCCGGTCGGGCACCGAGGCCCTCGGTGCCGCGGCCCGGGCCCTGCGCGGCTTCGTCACCTCCCACCCGGGCCGCTACGGCGCCACGGTCGGGCTGCGGACCGTCGCCGTGGGACCGGGGGACGAGCCGGACCCCGTCGCGGTCGCGGCCGCCGAGGCCCTCGAGCCGCTGCGGGCCGTGCTGCGCGGCTACGACATCGCCCCGGAGGACGAGCCCCACGCCCTGCGCGCGCTGCGCAGCGTCTTCCACGGCTTCGCCACCCTGGAGTCCGCCGGCGGGTTCCAGTACTCCGCAGACGTCGACGAGAGCTACGAGTGGCTCATCGCCATGGTCGACCGTGGCCTGCGCGGCATGTCGCCGGAGCACGCCGACCCCGCCGACCTCGCGGAGCCTGCCGACCGATGAGTCGCGGGACCCCCGCACGTCACACGGGCATGACCACCACCGACGCACCCGCGGGCACCACAGCCCAGCCCACCGACGAGCCGACCATCCAGCCGACCACCACCGGGTACGTCGAGCACGAGGGCGTCCGGCTGTACGTGGAGACCTACGGCCAGGGCGCGCCGCTCGTCCTGCTCCACGGCGGGATGCTGTCCATCGACCTGGACTTCGCCACGCTGGTCCCCGACCTGGCCCGGACCCGCACCGTCGTCGGCATCGAGCTGCAGGGGCACGGCCGCACCGCCGACACCGACCGCCCGGTCTCCTACGCCTCCCACGCGGGCGACGTCGTCGCGGTGCTGGACTCCCTGGGCCACGAGCGGGCCACCGTGCTCGGGCACAGCATGGGCGCCGGCACCGCGCTGGAGCTCGCCGTCCGCCACCCCGACCGGGTGGACGCGGTCGTCGCCGTGTCCGGCAGCGTGCGCAAGGAGGGACTGCACCCGGACCTGGGCGACCCGTCGGTGTACGCGACCTCGCCGATCATGCCGACCGCCGACGACTTCGCCGCGATGCGGGCGGAGTACGAGCGGCTCTCGCCCCACCCGGAACGCTTCGACGCGTTCATGCTCAAGCTCAACGAGGCCCAGGAGGGCTTCTTCGCCGGGTGGTCGGACGCCGAGCTGGCCGGCGTCCGCTGCCCCGTGCTGTTCGTCCAGGGCGACCGGGACTTCACCACGGTCGACCACGCGGCGCTCATGCTGCGGCTGGTCGCCGGGTCGCAGCTGGCCGTGCTGCCGG contains these protein-coding regions:
- a CDS encoding CHAD domain-containing protein yields the protein HQVRVAARRLRSGLRVFRPLLQRAWADDLRAELGWLAGELGGARDGEVLAERLQAALGDLPAEVDAATTGAWLDRTLATGADGSRTAALDALGSERYLRLLDRLVEAATTPAATDAAQEPCADALPPLVGKAWRRLAREAEALTLEGHDDDWHEARKSAKAVRYAAEAVAPALGKPAKKLARQVERVTELLGDHQDAAVAATALVRLTEAPGTDARAAFGLGVLYAAQRDDVRAAREDFVAVWPRVAHAKHRRWLER
- a CDS encoding NAD(P)/FAD-dependent oxidoreductase, whose amino-acid sequence is MSAQTTARHRVVVIGSGFGGLFAVKKLAHEDVDVTLVSRTVHHLFQPLLYQVATGILSEGEIAPATREILRGQPNARVLLGDVLDVDVEARTVTFAGEGTTTTLPYDSLVVAAGAGQSYFGNDHFAEFAPGMKTVDDALELRGRIFTAFERAELASTPEEVARALTFVVVGAGPTGVEMAGQIAELANRTLRGEFRSIAPSTSRILLLDAADRVLPPFHPDLSRDTQDRLRQMGVDVRLKTRVTDLDGTGLTVVTPDGATKRIESETIMWAAGVEANPLGRLVAARTGAETDRAGRVVVAPDTSVPGFPEVFVVGDLMSLDKLPGVAQVAIQSGQHAARTIAARVAGRPVPGAFRYKDKGSMATISRFAAVAQVGRIRLTGFVAWAAWLFVHLLYLIGFKNRVTTLLHWAISFVGRGRTQRAVTKQQIVARTVIDRAEKSAGDQREHDVSGTVRA
- a CDS encoding superoxide dismutase family protein, encoding MVLPGATTPRQDHDGETGMKSSTTAAALTVAVLGAGGSVTAATLDRGSEAGATGGRHVATMRLADGRAVGTVRMQADRDGTRVSVVLRMPDDLAAAGDTFHGFHVHANADPANGTGCVADPTAAPSTWFVSADGHYSQPGATHGDHAGDLPVVYVQEDGESRATFVTDRFTPADVAGRAVIVHAMPDNYANVPASQYTPTSPAATDLTARTGNAGDRVACGVISGG
- a CDS encoding alpha/beta fold hydrolase, with product MDQHTDPTHPTTQHLAVEGGTLAYEVTGTGPLVVLAHGMGDDRRAYRFLAPGLVAAGYRVAAVDLRGCGESSTGWASYTRTDIAGDLVALVEHLGGPAVLVGHSISGGAVTVAAATAPHLVTAAVELAPFTKTQSLGLAELRDRDFRRGMRHMVTTALLGSTRSWTRYLDVAYPVTEHGSRPADHEARLAQVAAMLREPGRMAALKGMGSGTPADAGAALPRVACPVLVVMGEEDPDWADPRAEGEAVVAALPAGLGRLEVVPGSGHYPHAQHPAEVLALVLPFLSTATGAATTTTGAAGA
- a CDS encoding TetR/AcrR family transcriptional regulator codes for the protein MPRAGLTPAAVVAAGADLADEIGWSDLTLAQVAERVGVRAPSLYKHVASQGDLTRRIAALALAQAGAAVGAAIQGRSGTEALGAAARALRGFVTSHPGRYGATVGLRTVAVGPGDEPDPVAVAAAEALEPLRAVLRGYDIAPEDEPHALRALRSVFHGFATLESAGGFQYSADVDESYEWLIAMVDRGLRGMSPEHADPADLAEPADR
- a CDS encoding alpha/beta fold hydrolase; amino-acid sequence: MTTTDAPAGTTAQPTDEPTIQPTTTGYVEHEGVRLYVETYGQGAPLVLLHGGMLSIDLDFATLVPDLARTRTVVGIELQGHGRTADTDRPVSYASHAGDVVAVLDSLGHERATVLGHSMGAGTALELAVRHPDRVDAVVAVSGSVRKEGLHPDLGDPSVYATSPIMPTADDFAAMRAEYERLSPHPERFDAFMLKLNEAQEGFFAGWSDAELAGVRCPVLFVQGDRDFTTVDHAALMLRLVAGSQLAVLPGTTHMDATRKPDLLLPVLHRFLDGL